A stretch of the uncultured Trichococcus sp. genome encodes the following:
- a CDS encoding bifunctional diguanylate cyclase/phosphodiesterase, with amino-acid sequence MLRRDKLKRINVTYFWGPFLIIAIVFSVLSYVTVKDRIDEKYEQLRDTTLEIANSYSHSLAQTAEAHEIITELLDEKIRIASQAIMLIENKDNDQVLDSISQTFNVDEIHLFNNDGVVTHSSYEGAVGWQAYEGHPVYDFMMSEQTTLVEDVRQDTENGLYYKFGYVKDETGGFVQLGILAENIQAFTGEFEIQKLINEISGRGDVKQVFFVNPKYEIIASSLPDYMGLTIEQKELRAEMDSNASDVQRVEQDGDAFFSLSEPIFVEDEKIGTLLIYWPTDELDAEVNESIHYAILTLLFIIIVIGGMGLSAYRKSKSNIKMAYYDELTGLRNSKYLTEYLYRVLRNPCRRNKAVLLLNFVNFKMLNITYGFLYGDEILKQIAVKVRTLLDSEDRLFRLEGDRFVVVFEDYADQQELRAFADKLMRIFENPIIVGSEYQYVDTQIVIVEIQDRHTSPDKILQDATLTLSQIKDSSDDRVAFFNEDMEKRLLRQDKIIKVLRKVIEGKNTESFYLEFQPKLDLHKNKIIGFEALARLRIENLGQIAPDEFIALAEEKLLIYDLGNHILLLACDFLQRLQDEGFHETSVAVNISGIQLLREDFVENLRQKLFLSDKVKKPLEFEVTETVLLDHFSQINESLEEIKKMGIAISLDDFGTGFSSFSRIGELNIDTVKIDKVFVDKITRIPEKDLIISDIISMVHKMGLNVVAEGVEDELQKAYLQKHGCDIIQGYLLSKPLPEESAINFLRGYEG; translated from the coding sequence ATGTTGAGAAGAGACAAATTGAAGAGGATAAATGTAACTTATTTTTGGGGCCCGTTTTTGATAATAGCGATAGTCTTTTCGGTTTTGTCTTACGTGACAGTCAAAGATCGAATTGATGAAAAGTATGAACAGCTTCGGGATACGACTCTGGAAATTGCGAACAGCTATTCCCACAGCTTAGCTCAAACTGCTGAAGCACACGAAATCATCACGGAACTTTTGGATGAGAAAATCAGGATAGCAAGTCAAGCCATCATGCTTATCGAAAATAAGGATAATGATCAGGTGTTGGATAGTATTTCCCAAACGTTCAACGTGGATGAAATACATTTGTTCAACAATGACGGAGTAGTTACCCACAGCAGTTATGAAGGAGCTGTCGGGTGGCAAGCATATGAAGGGCACCCGGTGTATGATTTCATGATGAGCGAGCAGACTACGCTAGTGGAGGACGTCCGTCAAGACACCGAGAATGGTTTATATTATAAATTTGGCTATGTTAAAGATGAGACTGGTGGATTTGTGCAATTAGGGATTCTAGCAGAAAATATACAGGCTTTCACTGGGGAGTTTGAAATCCAAAAATTGATAAATGAAATTTCGGGCAGAGGGGATGTAAAACAAGTGTTTTTTGTCAATCCTAAATACGAAATTATTGCAAGCAGCCTTCCTGACTATATGGGGCTCACCATTGAGCAAAAAGAGCTTCGTGCAGAAATGGACAGCAATGCATCGGATGTTCAGAGAGTTGAACAGGATGGGGATGCTTTTTTTAGTCTTTCCGAGCCTATATTTGTCGAAGATGAAAAAATTGGCACGTTGCTGATCTATTGGCCCACTGATGAACTCGACGCTGAAGTCAATGAAAGCATTCATTATGCTATCTTAACATTGTTGTTTATTATTATTGTGATTGGCGGCATGGGTTTATCCGCTTATCGGAAAAGCAAATCCAATATCAAAATGGCCTACTATGATGAGCTAACGGGGCTTCGCAACAGCAAATATCTTACGGAGTACTTATATCGTGTCCTGCGAAATCCATGCAGAAGAAATAAAGCGGTGTTGCTTCTCAATTTCGTTAATTTTAAAATGCTGAACATCACCTACGGCTTTTTATACGGTGATGAGATACTCAAACAGATTGCAGTTAAAGTCAGGACCTTATTGGATTCGGAGGACAGACTTTTCCGGCTTGAGGGAGACAGATTTGTAGTGGTTTTTGAAGACTACGCAGACCAGCAGGAACTGAGAGCATTCGCGGATAAACTGATGCGGATTTTTGAAAATCCGATTATTGTAGGGTCGGAATATCAGTATGTCGATACTCAGATAGTTATAGTAGAGATCCAAGACAGACATACTTCACCGGACAAAATTTTACAGGATGCCACGCTGACACTCTCTCAAATCAAGGACAGTTCTGACGATCGGGTAGCTTTCTTTAATGAAGATATGGAGAAACGACTCTTGCGGCAAGATAAAATTATAAAAGTATTGCGAAAAGTTATCGAGGGGAAAAATACCGAATCTTTTTATCTGGAATTCCAACCTAAACTTGATCTGCACAAGAATAAAATCATTGGGTTTGAAGCGCTGGCTAGGCTGCGAATTGAAAATCTGGGCCAGATAGCTCCGGATGAATTTATTGCTTTAGCTGAGGAAAAGTTGTTGATCTATGATTTAGGCAACCATATTCTACTGCTTGCATGCGATTTTTTACAACGACTCCAGGATGAAGGTTTTCATGAAACGAGTGTAGCAGTCAATATCTCCGGCATTCAATTGCTTCGGGAAGACTTTGTGGAAAATCTGCGACAAAAACTTTTTTTATCAGACAAGGTCAAGAAGCCACTGGAATTCGAAGTTACGGAAACGGTATTGCTCGACCATTTTAGCCAGATCAATGAAAGTTTAGAGGAAATAAAGAAAATGGGCATAGCCATTTCGTTGGATGATTTTGGCACAGGCTTCTCTTCTTTTTCGAGAATCGGTGAATTGAATATAGATACCGTGAAGATAGATAAGGTCTTTGTTGATAAAATAACGCGTATTCCTGAAAAGGATCTGATCATTTCAGACATCATCTCCATGGTGCATAAAATGGGTTTGAATGTTGTTGCAGAGGGTGTGGAGGATGAACTACAAAAAGCATACCTGCAAAAGCATGGGTGCGATATCATCCAAGGCTATCTTCTTAGCAAACCCTTACCTGAAGAGAGTGCCATAAACTTTTTGCGAGGTTACGAAGGGTAG
- a CDS encoding polymer-forming cytoskeletal protein, whose amino-acid sequence MGIKHLREDEKGSGLVLTLMVLLVLSVLGVSIGTLAIGSYRLSDANRDDTSAYYVAEAGAVAAYAEIRSDVLRAYENNATSGSFYNNVSAIVTSQNGQSAVDFGAQFGSEPTATIKTAQKDSTTYTITSTGEVDGKKRTVTKELTVNWVEKNTGGGGLPTLAAKGAVLTKEDIKISDGVTINGNIYTDGDVNIPNGNVNGNIYANGGVTITDGMLKGDIYTNSTKKNAFTIGGWINLRSSTLFHSNQITAEEVLKYPKNYTNFPRLEAKDNVWDSSSYLPNFNAYQSLLDQVQVPTETNTNFKKLPDKTIQKDQWNQYKVQDNGNLFLNNWMLDTYNLEIQDNIFFNKLVVGSGKTLTIDPMGGNHTILVNDLSVMSGTLNIVGEGTVTMVVTGKMAFNHTTYINNPGSSDQLVFIYTGSSPDFEKITKMNAHVIVLGNKGPVNIKGSSINGVILTDNKNVSIEEYGASNMMLIAPDAKVSLSGGASVNGMVIADKFDISGGASLTYADVATTGFPFGSTEVVADPDQEDIISSEPIIEN is encoded by the coding sequence ATGGGAATCAAGCATCTCCGAGAGGACGAAAAAGGCAGTGGCCTGGTTTTGACATTGATGGTGCTTCTTGTGCTTTCTGTACTGGGTGTTTCGATCGGTACACTCGCAATCGGCAGCTATCGTCTGAGTGATGCCAACCGCGATGATACATCCGCTTATTATGTGGCGGAGGCGGGAGCCGTTGCGGCTTATGCAGAGATTCGGAGCGACGTATTGCGTGCTTATGAGAATAACGCAACATCAGGTTCCTTCTATAATAATGTGTCGGCTATTGTGACCTCCCAAAATGGTCAATCCGCTGTTGATTTTGGGGCACAGTTCGGCAGCGAGCCTACTGCAACAATCAAAACAGCGCAAAAAGACTCGACAACCTACACCATCACTTCCACCGGAGAAGTGGATGGGAAAAAAAGAACCGTCACCAAAGAACTCACTGTGAACTGGGTCGAGAAAAATACTGGAGGCGGTGGATTGCCGACACTTGCTGCTAAGGGGGCTGTGTTGACGAAAGAGGACATTAAAATTTCTGATGGCGTTACGATAAATGGTAATATATATACTGACGGGGATGTCAATATACCTAATGGTAACGTTAACGGTAACATCTATGCTAATGGGGGCGTTACTATCACAGATGGTATGCTTAAAGGTGATATATATACTAATTCTACAAAAAAGAACGCATTCACTATTGGCGGCTGGATCAATTTAAGATCATCTACTTTATTTCACTCGAATCAAATTACGGCTGAAGAGGTACTTAAGTATCCAAAAAATTATACTAATTTCCCCAGATTGGAAGCTAAAGATAACGTATGGGATAGCAGTAGCTATCTTCCGAATTTTAACGCTTACCAAAGCTTATTGGATCAAGTGCAGGTACCTACCGAAACCAATACAAACTTTAAAAAATTGCCGGATAAGACTATACAAAAAGATCAGTGGAATCAGTACAAAGTTCAAGACAATGGAAATCTTTTCCTGAATAATTGGATGCTCGATACCTATAATCTTGAAATTCAAGACAATATTTTTTTCAATAAACTAGTCGTTGGGTCTGGAAAAACGCTGACTATTGATCCGATGGGTGGGAATCACACCATTTTAGTGAATGATTTATCGGTCATGTCAGGGACTCTCAATATTGTTGGAGAAGGCACAGTCACAATGGTTGTAACGGGTAAAATGGCATTTAATCATACAACATATATCAATAATCCTGGATCGAGTGATCAGCTCGTGTTTATATACACGGGTTCTTCACCTGACTTTGAGAAGATTACGAAGATGAATGCTCATGTGATAGTCTTAGGAAATAAGGGACCTGTAAATATAAAAGGTTCCAGTATAAATGGTGTCATCCTGACGGATAACAAAAATGTCTCTATTGAAGAATATGGGGCATCCAACATGATGCTTATTGCGCCTGATGCGAAGGTCTCCTTATCAGGGGGCGCTTCAGTAAATGGCATGGTCATCGCAGATAAATTCGACATAAGTGGTGGTGCAAGCCTCACCTATGCAGACGTTGCCACTACAGGCTTTCCGTTCGGATCGACCGAGGTGGTTGCTGATCCGGACCAGGAAGACATCATCAGCTCAGAGCCAATCATAGAAAACTAG
- a CDS encoding GGDEF domain-containing protein — METRELLKYIFFEVVLGMILLSFSIVISGIRLDFRFLLFIFSAKYMGRKITSSTILVLGILRFIWGFNSIALINMIISISLAIALPLIVKYTHNKWSDLSQLFLMGTINMAITVTATSYFVSDKSLLLMIGFFLFGSGYIMIFLLHWLIKDLVKLIGSANTDHLTSLQNVRAFYDRLAGIEQEKKAVTLGVIDIDNFKYYNDSFGHDGGDEILKQLARIFEQNKVTDTTFYRIGGEEFAVLIETKNSDKAESFLKSLVDTIASQPFLLPGREPLQITVSIGVAIRKEHETLKKTFQRADVALYKAKANGKNQVVIALPLQPNIL, encoded by the coding sequence ATGGAAACGAGAGAATTACTAAAATACATCTTTTTTGAAGTGGTTCTGGGAATGATATTGCTGAGCTTTTCTATTGTGATTTCCGGTATCAGATTAGATTTCAGATTTTTGTTATTTATTTTTTCTGCTAAATATATGGGACGGAAGATAACCAGTTCGACGATTTTGGTGTTGGGAATCCTCAGATTCATTTGGGGTTTCAATAGCATTGCACTAATAAACATGATCATCAGTATTAGTTTAGCTATCGCTTTGCCGCTCATTGTCAAGTACACACACAATAAATGGAGCGACCTTTCGCAGTTGTTCCTCATGGGGACTATTAATATGGCCATTACCGTTACTGCTACGAGTTACTTTGTTTCTGACAAGTCGCTATTGCTGATGATCGGGTTCTTCTTGTTCGGCTCTGGCTATATAATGATTTTCCTTTTGCATTGGCTGATCAAAGATTTGGTGAAATTGATTGGTTCTGCCAATACGGACCATTTGACGTCACTCCAGAATGTGCGGGCATTCTATGACCGTCTTGCCGGCATCGAGCAAGAAAAGAAAGCTGTCACGCTGGGAGTCATTGATATTGATAATTTTAAATATTACAATGATAGCTTTGGCCACGATGGCGGGGATGAAATTCTAAAACAGCTTGCGCGGATTTTTGAACAGAATAAAGTTACCGATACAACTTTTTATCGAATCGGCGGAGAAGAATTTGCGGTGCTGATTGAGACAAAAAATTCTGATAAAGCAGAGTCTTTCCTCAAAAGTTTAGTTGATACTATTGCTTCTCAACCATTTTTGCTTCCCGGAAGAGAGCCGCTGCAAATAACGGTATCCATCGGAGTAGCCATCAGGAAAGAACACGAAACTTTGAAAAAAACATTCCAAAGAGCAGACGTCGCGCTTTACAAAGCTAAGGCGAACGGCAAAAATCAGGTCGTGATTGCTCTGCCTCTGCAGCCGAATATCTTGTAA
- a CDS encoding type IV pilus twitching motility protein PilT: MEQLDAILIAAYEKKASDVHLVVGSAPVFRVDGKLLPQKQASLAPQDTEQFAKTILTQDMWEALEQKREIDFSYGITDIARFRVNAFYQRNALSLAFRIISKEIPSVESLGLPKAAKKLMQQPHGLFLVTGPTGSGKSTSLAALIDYVNQTMNRHIITLEDPIEYLHENKQSLIEQREVGFDTLSFKNGLRASLRQDPDVILVGEMRDMDTISTALTASETGHLVLGTLHTSDAAGSIERMIDVFPGGQRDQIRLMLANVLLGILSQRLLPTKKADGRVAATEMLVNNAAIKNLIRAEKMHQIPNVLQTSLDQGMHTMEMSIKRLVEEEKISRSHLLQ; this comes from the coding sequence ATGGAACAATTGGATGCGATATTGATCGCCGCCTATGAAAAAAAAGCTTCCGATGTCCATCTTGTGGTAGGTTCTGCGCCGGTTTTCCGGGTGGACGGAAAGCTGCTTCCCCAAAAACAAGCCTCCCTTGCGCCTCAAGATACGGAGCAGTTTGCGAAAACGATCCTTACTCAGGATATGTGGGAGGCGTTGGAACAGAAACGGGAAATCGATTTTTCTTATGGCATCACTGACATTGCCCGATTCCGCGTGAATGCGTTCTACCAACGCAATGCGCTTTCGCTTGCTTTCCGGATCATTTCCAAAGAAATTCCCAGTGTGGAAAGTTTGGGGCTGCCCAAAGCCGCAAAAAAATTAATGCAACAACCGCACGGATTATTTTTGGTTACCGGTCCAACCGGCAGCGGGAAAAGCACCTCTCTGGCGGCGCTGATCGATTATGTGAACCAAACGATGAATAGACACATCATTACATTGGAAGATCCCATCGAATACTTGCATGAGAATAAACAATCCCTCATTGAACAAAGGGAAGTCGGATTCGATACGTTATCGTTCAAAAATGGCCTGCGCGCGAGTTTACGCCAGGATCCAGATGTCATTCTGGTGGGGGAGATGCGCGACATGGATACCATCTCCACCGCCTTAACGGCATCCGAAACAGGACATTTGGTTTTGGGGACCTTGCACACTTCGGACGCAGCCGGCAGCATCGAACGGATGATTGATGTTTTCCCAGGAGGGCAACGGGATCAGATTCGTTTGATGCTGGCGAATGTGCTCTTGGGTATCTTATCGCAGCGGCTGTTGCCTACCAAGAAGGCAGATGGTCGTGTGGCGGCTACCGAAATGTTGGTCAACAATGCAGCAATCAAAAATTTGATCCGAGCTGAAAAAATGCATCAAATCCCCAATGTACTGCAGACATCCCTTGATCAAGGCATGCACACAATGGAGATGAGCATCAAGCGGCTCGTGGAAGAAGAAAAGATCAGCCGGTCGCATTTATTGCAGTAG
- a CDS encoding ATPase, T2SS/T4P/T4SS family translates to MADFEKKKLGDLLKEAGLVTELQIVEALSMKKKDQKLGDLLVDQGYITEKQLLDALEIQLKLESVSLYQYPIDLSVVELISKEFARSKLLLPIKKENSRLIVAMNDPLDFYAIEELEFSTGYVVRPVIATRDDLLQIINRLYDSKEVNIDYIEGEDAPAVRIFNQLLETGVSLRASDIHLDQTERHVSVRYRVDGLLRNERPLPKTLMNALVARIKIIAGLNVTETRLPQDGRISTTVLGKRVNLRVSTLPTVFGEKIVLRILDISNMFRKVEDIGLEQDVLDAYRELIAQPSGLILLTGPTGSGKTSTLYGSINELNHPESNIITIEDPVEYQLEGINQVQVNTQIGLTFAAGLRSVLRQDPNIIMVGEIRDTETAENSVRAALTGHLVFSTLHTNSAIEAIPRLLDMGIEPYLIVSALSGVVAQRLVKTICKDCADTREATPVERELFERRHQTIDTITFGKGCDVCRHTGYRGRMAIHELIVITEDVRQLMMNQASIQEIKQHIKQQGVRFLVDDGLIKVKAGKTTLEEVLRVASINE, encoded by the coding sequence GTGGCAGATTTTGAGAAGAAAAAATTAGGGGATTTATTGAAAGAAGCGGGTCTCGTAACGGAACTGCAGATTGTGGAAGCACTCAGTATGAAAAAAAAGGATCAAAAATTAGGAGATCTGTTGGTCGATCAAGGCTACATCACCGAGAAACAACTACTGGATGCATTAGAGATCCAGTTGAAATTGGAAAGTGTCTCTTTGTATCAATATCCGATCGACCTATCTGTAGTGGAGCTGATATCAAAAGAATTTGCACGATCGAAATTATTGCTTCCGATCAAAAAAGAGAATAGCCGCTTGATTGTGGCAATGAATGACCCGTTGGACTTCTATGCCATTGAGGAGCTGGAATTTTCTACAGGTTATGTCGTCCGTCCGGTGATAGCGACACGAGATGATTTGCTGCAGATAATCAACCGCTTGTACGACTCAAAAGAAGTGAATATTGACTACATCGAGGGTGAAGATGCTCCCGCCGTAAGGATTTTTAATCAATTGCTGGAAACAGGGGTATCGCTTCGTGCATCCGATATTCATTTGGATCAAACCGAACGCCACGTATCCGTTCGGTACCGCGTGGATGGTCTGCTCCGGAATGAACGGCCTTTGCCGAAAACCTTGATGAACGCTTTGGTTGCCCGGATCAAAATCATAGCCGGACTGAACGTTACGGAAACGCGCCTGCCCCAGGACGGCCGTATCAGCACAACGGTTTTGGGCAAACGGGTGAATTTACGGGTATCGACCTTGCCGACCGTTTTTGGCGAAAAAATCGTACTGCGGATATTGGATATCTCCAATATGTTCAGAAAAGTGGAGGATATCGGTTTGGAACAGGATGTGTTGGATGCTTATCGGGAACTGATTGCCCAGCCATCGGGACTGATTCTGTTGACCGGTCCGACAGGTTCCGGGAAAACGTCGACGCTGTATGGCTCCATCAATGAACTGAACCATCCCGAAAGTAATATCATCACAATCGAAGACCCGGTTGAATACCAACTCGAGGGCATCAACCAAGTCCAAGTCAATACGCAGATCGGGCTGACCTTTGCGGCGGGCTTGCGATCCGTATTGCGTCAAGATCCGAATATCATCATGGTGGGGGAAATCCGGGATACCGAAACGGCTGAGAACAGTGTGCGTGCGGCCCTGACCGGCCACTTGGTATTCAGCACGCTGCATACAAACAGCGCCATTGAGGCCATTCCCCGCTTGCTCGATATGGGGATTGAGCCCTACTTGATTGTATCTGCCTTAAGCGGTGTTGTAGCGCAGCGGCTCGTCAAAACCATATGCAAAGATTGTGCCGATACAAGAGAGGCAACCCCTGTCGAGCGGGAACTCTTTGAACGACGCCATCAGACAATCGACACAATCACCTTCGGCAAGGGCTGCGATGTTTGTCGCCATACCGGATATCGTGGACGGATGGCCATTCATGAATTGATTGTGATCACGGAAGATGTGAGGCAGCTGATGATGAACCAGGCGTCCATCCAGGAAATCAAGCAACATATCAAGCAACAAGGCGTCCGCTTTTTGGTTGACGATGGCTTGATAAAAGTAAAGGCAGGCAAGACGACGTTGGAAGAGGTGCTGCGGGTTGCTTCAATCAATGAATAA
- a CDS encoding prepilin-type N-terminal cleavage/methylation domain-containing protein, giving the protein MHKWRRGCHFTPQKSSKINLRNESGMTLVELLASIALLSVVLSLVGAVHMFGQKQYLTQSYSARQSNDFAYTLSVISREIRSAPFAAITISESGDTLLIDGAVAFSQQGAQLLKNENHVMAEDVQEFLVTRDPTTESIGILLKSSSEMNSQPKEYQTTIYFRR; this is encoded by the coding sequence ATGCACAAATGGAGACGCGGCTGTCATTTCACACCGCAGAAGAGCTCGAAGATTAATCTGCGCAATGAATCAGGGATGACGCTCGTAGAGTTGTTGGCCAGTATTGCGCTGCTCTCGGTTGTGCTCTCATTGGTGGGGGCTGTCCATATGTTTGGACAAAAACAATATCTGACACAATCTTATTCCGCCCGTCAATCAAATGATTTCGCTTACACACTCTCTGTTATTTCCAGAGAAATCCGCAGCGCGCCTTTTGCTGCTATAACGATATCGGAATCAGGGGATACGCTCTTGATTGATGGTGCTGTGGCATTCAGTCAACAAGGCGCACAGCTCTTGAAAAATGAGAACCATGTTATGGCAGAAGATGTGCAGGAGTTCCTTGTCACGCGTGACCCTACAACCGAGAGTATCGGAATTCTGTTGAAAAGCAGCTCGGAAATGAATAGCCAACCAAAAGAATATCAAACTACGATTTATTTCAGAAGGTGA
- a CDS encoding HD domain-containing phosphohydrolase, with the protein MKDIVLDSLFLQMESKNDLKEENVELQRYISVTKDLFCIISFDGKIIKINRTWVDSFGCQDEQLVGKSLFEIIVKDDLYATKFTISESVKYGVVDKFVNRIQSHQGTTRYFEWRLKVFENRIYASGRDISDLIMTREKLAYYHNRDALTGMYQRSFLQTSTDALVLPDQLPLSVIFVDLNGLKLINDSFGHDQGDELLRTISRKILSFQREGDIFVRYGGDEFVLLLPLTPYDVASALAEKIQNSDTLKISGRFPQEWISLSLGVATKTGIEGSVEDVILEAERMMYEDKLRKSRKHKHSIIEDIQSNPRLLRKWDQLHAENVADHAGKIAEKMGLDPSLQELVKKAAFVHDIGKITVPSKILNKDSSLTQKELEQIKRHPETGYQILRSVDEYACVAMIVLSHHEWVDGSGYPEKLKKEDIPLASRIISVADSYDAMTSGRAYTDCKTKEEAIRELRACAGTQFDPEVVSVFIEKVLLCGKY; encoded by the coding sequence ATGAAAGATATTGTTTTGGATAGTCTATTTTTGCAAATGGAATCAAAAAATGATCTGAAGGAAGAAAATGTCGAGCTACAACGCTATATCTCAGTGACAAAAGATTTATTCTGTATCATTTCATTTGATGGCAAAATCATCAAAATAAATCGGACGTGGGTCGATTCATTCGGCTGCCAAGATGAGCAGTTGGTTGGTAAAAGTCTTTTTGAAATCATCGTAAAGGATGATTTGTATGCTACAAAATTCACTATCAGCGAGTCAGTGAAATATGGAGTGGTTGATAAATTTGTCAATCGGATCCAAAGCCATCAAGGAACAACACGTTACTTTGAATGGCGTTTAAAAGTTTTTGAGAATAGGATATATGCATCAGGACGTGATATTTCAGATCTGATTATGACGCGGGAAAAACTTGCGTACTATCATAACAGAGATGCATTAACGGGGATGTACCAGCGTAGTTTTTTACAAACTTCAACAGATGCTTTAGTCCTGCCTGATCAGCTGCCTCTTAGCGTCATTTTTGTTGATCTGAATGGGTTGAAATTGATCAATGACTCCTTTGGACATGATCAAGGGGATGAATTACTGCGTACGATTTCACGGAAAATACTCAGTTTTCAACGAGAAGGCGATATTTTCGTCCGTTATGGTGGAGATGAGTTTGTATTGTTGCTTCCACTCACACCCTATGATGTTGCCTCTGCGCTTGCTGAAAAAATACAGAATAGCGACACTTTAAAAATTTCTGGGAGATTTCCGCAAGAATGGATTTCGCTTTCATTGGGGGTTGCAACAAAGACAGGGATAGAAGGCTCTGTTGAAGATGTCATTTTGGAAGCAGAGAGAATGATGTACGAAGATAAGTTGCGCAAAAGCAGGAAGCACAAGCATTCGATTATTGAAGATATCCAGTCGAATCCGAGGTTATTAAGGAAATGGGATCAGCTACACGCAGAAAATGTTGCCGATCATGCCGGGAAAATCGCAGAAAAAATGGGACTTGACCCATCCTTACAAGAATTAGTGAAGAAAGCTGCCTTCGTGCATGACATCGGCAAAATCACTGTACCGTCAAAAATTCTCAATAAGGACTCTTCATTAACTCAAAAAGAATTAGAGCAAATCAAGCGCCATCCTGAAACGGGGTACCAAATTCTTCGGTCCGTAGATGAATACGCATGTGTTGCGATGATTGTCCTGTCCCATCATGAGTGGGTAGATGGATCTGGGTATCCAGAAAAATTGAAAAAAGAGGACATTCCTTTAGCTTCCCGTATCATTTCAGTTGCAGATTCATATGATGCAATGACCAGTGGGCGTGCGTACACGGACTGCAAAACCAAGGAAGAAGCTATTCGAGAATTAAGAGCATGCGCAGGAACCCAATTCGATCCTGAAGTTGTTTCCGTATTCATCGAAAAAGTACTTCTATGCGGGAAATACTGA
- a CDS encoding PAS domain-containing protein: MTDDNLANQNLLDEIAYLKRLNKELTHLIYEDDFSKFPWLGNLGQWFWDCSQNIVTFNPLKASALGYSQDEIPAEAGFEFFTEKLHPEDYDTVMDEMRAHLKGLVPVWEVKYRIQAKDGSWKVFYDRGKVTQWSADHKPLFLVGNVFDVTDDENQKRELLQKSTFWRAQAEIDSLTNLYTRAALDEKLSSIHQHSLQTRKTTLFYYWILIISKM, translated from the coding sequence ATGACTGACGATAACCTAGCAAACCAAAATTTATTAGACGAGATTGCCTATTTAAAGCGTTTGAACAAGGAACTGACCCATCTAATATATGAAGATGATTTCTCGAAATTCCCCTGGCTAGGAAATCTGGGCCAGTGGTTTTGGGATTGTTCCCAAAATATCGTCACCTTTAACCCCTTGAAAGCGAGTGCTCTCGGGTATTCTCAGGATGAAATACCTGCAGAAGCAGGCTTTGAATTTTTCACGGAAAAGCTGCATCCCGAAGATTATGACACTGTAATGGATGAAATGCGTGCCCACCTCAAAGGATTGGTTCCTGTATGGGAAGTCAAGTACCGCATTCAAGCAAAGGACGGGTCCTGGAAAGTTTTTTATGATCGCGGTAAAGTAACGCAATGGTCTGCTGATCACAAGCCCTTATTCCTTGTAGGTAACGTATTTGATGTAACCGATGACGAAAACCAGAAACGGGAATTGCTTCAAAAATCCACTTTCTGGCGTGCCCAAGCCGAAATTGATAGTCTGACCAATCTTTACACACGGGCCGCATTGGATGAAAAGTTATCTTCGATTCATCAACACAGTCTTCAAACCAGAAAAACTACTCTATTTTATTATTGGATATTGATCATTTCAAAAATGTAA
- a CDS encoding GGDEF domain-containing protein, protein MDIDHFKNVNDTYGHLVGDQVLNRIGPVLRSNIREVDIAARYGGEEFLIVFPDLGSENAKKIGERIQQSLKNTAFPIEHVLTISAGIASNHETQDMMELLELADGRLYHAKNTGRNRIIDA, encoded by the coding sequence TTGGATATTGATCATTTCAAAAATGTAAATGATACCTACGGCCATTTGGTCGGTGATCAAGTATTGAACAGGATCGGTCCAGTCCTCCGTTCCAACATTCGTGAAGTTGATATTGCTGCTCGGTATGGTGGAGAAGAATTTTTGATTGTATTTCCCGATCTAGGCAGTGAAAATGCCAAAAAGATAGGAGAACGCATTCAGCAGAGCCTGAAGAATACCGCGTTCCCCATCGAGCATGTCTTGACGATCAGCGCTGGAATCGCCTCGAATCATGAAACTCAAGATATGATGGAACTCTTGGAACTTGCCGATGGGCGGCTTTACCACGCAAAAAATACTGGCAGAAACCGCATTATCGATGCTTAA